Sequence from the Pirellulales bacterium genome:
GACCAACGGCGGTGAGGACGGCGAGAGTTATGCAGGCCACGATAACAGGCTTCACGACCCGGACCCGCGTGATGCCCGCGGCCATCAGCGCCGTGAGCTCGTTGTGACGTTGAATCCACGCCACGGTGAACATTGCGGCAATGAGCGAGATCACGCCGCTGAGACGCTCGAAGAACCCTATCGACTTGTAAAAGTAGTACTCTCCCAGAACGCCGAGCAGGCTTCCCTGCGTCTCGGAATAGCGCATGAAGTCGTCAAGGTGGCTAAACGCGTCTAGCATCACGTACAAACCGGTCAAACTGACGAAGCAGATCACAAATACGTGAGTGAACTGACGCAGTAAGTAGCGGTCGATGATCTTCATCGGTGCTCGAAATCTTGGCGTAGGCCGACGCTCCGCATGCGGAGAGTAACTGCCGACTGCCACCGTGCTAGCAGAAGAGGGCGTGCCAGGGCGCGTTTGGGCCGCCCAGAATAAGACTTGGTCCGCCATTCACCAAGGCGGATTTGCCGCCCCGAAGGCGGTCAGATCATGCCAGCACGGTGTGAATCGCCCGAGCGAGGGCCTCGACACCGCGGCGAATCCGCTCGACCGATTGCACGCCGTAGCACAGGCGAATCATGT
This genomic interval carries:
- a CDS encoding LptF/LptG family permease, with protein sequence MKIIDRYLLRQFTHVFVICFVSLTGLYVMLDAFSHLDDFMRYSETQGSLLGVLGEYYFYKSIGFFERLSGVISLIAAMFTVAWIQRHNELTALMAAGITRVRVVKPVIVACITLAVLTAVG